Genomic DNA from Chanos chanos chromosome 6, fChaCha1.1, whole genome shotgun sequence:
GTTTGATGCTAGATGTTGCAACTGTTGTCTTTGACCAACGTTAAGGCCGCTGAGGTTACGTTGTGAGAGGTGGAAAAGCTTAAAGCGAATGTTTTGTGATATTCATTAATCCATCATTGGACTAAATCATTGGCTTTAATCATTGGAACCGCACCATCCTTTCATTCTTTGGGGTTGGTCCAATTACATTGTTAGAGTTGTAGATGGTTATATAACCCCAGCATGGTTATATTTGCACTATTAACATGCAGAGTCATATTTTTGTAACTGGTGACTATCTAACAAATCATACTAATCAGAGAGGACATCTCTTCTACATTACCTGAGACCATTAAACCATTGAACATGAACTATTAGTCGACAGACTGAAAAatttattgttactgttacgtGTCATAAGTAATTTAATGAttactttattttatctttataatgtatttttatcatttaatagCAACTATAGTGTTTGGAACAGACCTGAGCTGCTTTTGTTAACCATATAGCAGTTTGTACACTGCACAGGGCCCTTCAGCTGAAAAGGTTATCAAAGTCTATTTTAAACTGTATTGATCTTCACTTTTGTTAATCATAAAACCAATTTGACCTTTAGTacagttttctgttctgtttagcATTTCTCACAACTTTCTGTCTGCTTGTTTGGGATTACAACAGCGTACCTCGTTTGTGAccagaaaataaacatgaaacaaattACTCGGCATAACATGAAAGTCTCGGTTTATGGTACTCAATACTACTTGTTCAAACACTGTAACTATTCCATTCACGAAGGAAATCATTTGCAGTAATTTATGTCAAAGTAACTTTACAGCAGATTCAGACATACTAGTCTTATAGTCTTATAAGGGTTTTTCCATAGTCTTTCAGACAGAGGCCTCTATGTGGCATTAAGACCATATGTAGACAGAATGgtggggacgggggggggggggcattcaaCCAAACTTTCAGTCAAGAGAATCCCAATTTGTTTTAACCAAATTAGCGCACAGGACCCTAGTCACTTTTGGCCCACTCTGATTTGGCCTGTGGTCTTGGAACCACAGGACTAGTCTAAGAGTTATTTGCAAAATCGTGATATAAATCCAGGATTAAAAACTGTATGACAGAGTGATGGTGCTTGGTGAGAGCAGGACCAGACGGCGCGTTCAGTAGTTGCAGACAGGtcgacctcctcctccttaaTCCCTTAAGTATTGCTGAACTGGTCCCAACGCTCAGAGGGTCTCTCCCACAAGCCAACATGGCAGAGCTGATTTTCCTGGACGTGCCAAGTTTTCCcagactgaccaatcagatgccGTAAAGCCAAGGCTCATCCCTATTGTCAAAGGAATGGAAAGTGCTGAGCCAACTGAGAGAGCAAGCAAAATGTCAACTCATGGGCTTCCTTCCAGAAGTGTCTGAAGGACAAAAGAATCATACCGAGTTTTACTGTGACCCAGTTACCACTGCATATAGGCagttttttttaccttcttcttcttcttcttcttcttcttcctcttcttttttaattagtTAGCTTTAACGTTATCCTTATCCTTGGCTGTAGTTTCTTCTGGTTtgtagtgggttttttttcccttgactTCTTCAGGGTGACGTAATAATCATTATTGTTTTGCTGACGTATGTACTTCATTCCATATTCACAAGTCCTGCAGAGTCTCTAAAAGgctccagtcagtcagagttgtCTGCCTCTGCCCTCTGGTCCAAAGTTCCAGCCAGCTGCCCTGACCTTGTCCTCCTTCTCCCTGAGGCGAGATTCACAGCAGTACACATAGATTGACCCCATAGATACTGTGGCATGAGTTGGCAGACTGGATCTGTATAGTGTCCTGGCACTATCAGCTCAGTGTCACAAAACCTCAGCATTAGAGcaaagagctaaaaaaaaaaaagaaaacacatgaatTTGATAAACATAACATATATAAGATGTCTACCCTATTGTCTCAACtacaatatatattttttcgaACTTTGGGCTGATTTAATAAGAACTGTAAAACCAGTAGAATGTTATTACTTTTTATAATTTCTCAAAAATGATGAGACAGTGTTCACAACTGTAATTAATGTAGCTATGTGCATGAGTCACAATGTCACAGGCTCAGGTTgaggtgaatgagtgagaaTATCTCTCACCTGTGCTTGTCTCTCAGGTATCAGGCTCTTTTTTTAGCTCAGATGAAGtattttctatctgtctgtgctgACAGCGTCGTTATGTCAGACTTCCCGTGGAGGGCTCCGGGGCGCGAGTCTGATGCCCAGTTAATTTTCCCCCGAAGCTCCAGAGTCTGTAGGTTTGACCTTCACCAGTTTGTCCTCTTTTCACCATAGTCTCAAAGTCTGAGCTATATGCACTTTaccatctttcttttcttagtgcctttttttttttttttgcaatgtcGCAGAAACCACCAGAATGAAAGGAAGTTGGTTTCATATCTTTGAAAACCCGTCACATAATTGTTTTCAGTCCTCTGCACCTTAGGAAAGCTCTGGAGACTGATATTGTATAACAcaatgaaaattaaaaagagagaaagcatcTCTTTAATTCATAAGTACCTTTAATTTATTCAGACAGGGGTTTTTTGATCACAGTTTACCTCCGGTTTTACAAGTTCAAGTCTGATCTTTATCTTGCAGATCtatacaccaaaaaaaaaaaaaaatcattgaacaaattttttttttttcaaggaaaaTGTTGGGCCACTGATCCTCAGAATTTTGGTAATCTGATGATTATCTGATGATTAGGTTTACTAAGCCACCGTTTGGCCTGAGATGTACAGTCACACTTCAGGATCAATTTTACATTAGCTTCACAGTGTATGAGTACTGACAAGACTTTATTATTCAAGTTCTTACCACTGGGGAGGTTATAGGGTCTATAGAGGGCTAGAGTGTCTGACAGCGCTCCATCAATCAGTCAGAGAGCCAGGGTCTACAATCATTTTACTGCTactgtctgttcactgtgaaGGGATTAGTCTCAAAACTactgttttttggttgttgtttttttttttttgcttgtcttgAGTCATTACCTGGCAGACGTCTACAGTGTCACATGCAAATTGAGAATAAGTAGCTTTTACAAAACTGTTCAAGATTATTGTCAACACGGATCAGAATCACAAGCTGTAGAGCGCGTCAGTTACATCTGTCAGTATGTGTTCAGGTTTTGCTGCTCGCTGATTTTGGGATGTGCTGGCAGCAAGCCTTTGATTGATTTTGAAATCGTGGCATTGCGGGGGCAGCCAGACTGACAGAGTGGAAAGTGCTGGCGAAGCAAGACCTTTCCTCTACATTCGTCTGGTGGCATGTGTGCCACGGTGTTCGATCAGACTGAGTCCGGTCCTAGGCCACATTCGGGAATAGGCAGAGTCACAGCCTGGCCTTCCCTCACGTAATACATGAAGCACAACCCCCAGGGGAAGAACACATTCTCTTACACAATATCTTTCCCAAAAGTATTGCGTTTAATTACTACACAAGAGCTATCATGCCTTATGGGTATCTGATCGGCAAATTTGCATCACTAAATTTGTAAAGATTGTGTTTCATAATTTTGGAtgacatttgaatattttcagtCAGTAGGACACAGACCACAGGAGTGAGAGAAGAATTATTATCCTCATTGAGGTCCAACTTACAAGATCTAAAAAGTTTCTCTTGCTTTCAGTGAACTATATTAAAGAGATGATCTTGTCTTAGCTAGCATTGGACTCAATGACCAGAATTCTTTGGCTTAATGTCACAGTCATAGATTAGTGGGCACAGAACTCATGTTTCAAACAATATCAGCTGTATCTCATTTGCATTCACgtaacaacagtaacaacagtgCCTATGAGCCAAAGCGTGAACAAAAATCTCAATTATATAACTTTCTAATCAAGTTTTAATGCTTAAGCTAACCTACCTACCTCATTTCCCTTTCTCATTATCCCCctatttccttctttctttctctcgcagTGGAAGATGAAATGCTGCCCATGTGACTCACGGAATCCCTTGAGCCGAAATGCTCACAccatccagaatgttctctcaAGTGCTGGCCCTGAGAGATGGTGGCAGTCCAGGAAAGGTGAGAAAGTTTAAATACCACGGTTTCTACCCCCACAAAAACTTATCAATATGTTTATTCATATGGCCCCTTCATGTAACAGTAGACTTTTACCTAACCTTCTGTgaaacctttttatttttttaagatgcTAACCCTGTCACTTTGGAGTTGGACCTGCAGACCATGTATCAGTTAGACACCCTGATGCTTTCCTTCAAGGTAATCCACTGATCTATTTCAAAACAGCctgtttgttcttgttctccACCAATGGTGATGATTTCTAATGTTACTCTTTCTATAATTAAATCAACAATGGCAAAGGTGCTATAATCATTATGATAATGGTgctttatttacatatttaactCCAGAGAAAATTCCTGAATGTTCTCTGAGTCCGTTCAGTGTGATTCAGCtccattgctgtttttttttttttttctgcagggaCCTCGGCCTGGTGCTCTGGTGATTGAGAAGACCAGCGACTTTGGCAAAACGTGGCGTCCTGCTTTGTACATGGCCACGGACTGTCGGTCCACATTCCCACATGTTAGCGCCTCCAAGCcaagtaaaatgaatgagacCTACTGCTACACTTTGCCCCCACTTCCAGGCAACCCATACGTGGACCAGAGGGTAAGGATCGTTTCTGGCACATAAACTACTCCCCTGCATTCAGTCTCAGTAACACTCTGTAGAGTCTGTCCTCTAAATTTTAACATGTGTTCTCATCTGTCTCTAGATCCACTTCCACCCTCTGCAACAGTTATCGAACATCCCCATCCCTGACAGCCAAAAAATTGAAGGTGAGCTATTGTTTCCACTGACTTAGGAAAAGGACAACCACGCGTGTGTACTGTACCTCAGCTTGTGAGGATATCGTTTTAACACGTTAATATCGTGCATATCAAATGAGCATTCTTTTAAAGTTTGATTGAGGAATGCCTACTGCTCTCCCCGCCACAGGGGTGACAGGTATCACTGGTCTCCGTGTCAAGCTTGTCGAGCTTGGCCAAGTGCCCAGGATGCCCGGACGGACACCCAGTCGTTTTTACGCCCTCAGAGAGATGAAAGTCATGGGCTCCTGTTTCTGTCATGGTCACGCCAGCCGCTGCATGCCCGGCACCACCTCCAACCAAATCCCCAACACAGAGGTATTGTGCGCCACCTCAAACAGAGTCAAACAGACAACGCACAGATGCTGAACTCAGTCCACCTTATTAAAGACACACTTGTTTATTGTATACTTTTTTGTTACAGGTCAGTGCTGTATGCGAGTGCCAACATAACACTGTAGGTCCAAACTGTGACCGCTGTGCAGATCTGTACAATGATCTACCATGGAGACCAGCAGAGGCAGGCaatccacacacatgcaaacgtaAGAGGAGCCTAATTCTTATCGAACTTTCATAGGCTTAGTGTGAAATACAGTAGAATTCACTTTATTTTATTCCGTTCTTGTTTACTTATATACTTGGCTTCGGTTTCCCAAAGACAGTCATTTGGGTTGATCACATACATACTCACCTGTAAAGTTTCCCTGACATACAAGGATGaattgaatgaaatgtttgtgcGTCTTgatgctgcccccccccctacaGGTTGTGAATGTAATAACCACGCTCAGAAGTGCCGTTTTGACCGTGAGGTGTTTGAAGCCAGCGGACGGAGGAgcggtggagtgtgtgaggggtgtaTGCACCATACCACAGGGCCCAAATGTGATCGATGCGCCCCCAACTACTACCCTAACCCCAGGAGCAACATGCAACGCCCAGACGCCTGTTTGCGTGAGTGTCTGTCAAGCTCTCCATGTATAGAGCATTGAATTCTGAACAGTACATGAAAACAGTGTTGCCGCTATATATTATGCACAATACTGCCTCATCCCCTCTGAAGAAAGTGCAAATACTCCTCCACAATACTTGCTATTTCTACAACACTTCCTAATTATGTTACCCTCTGTGCTACTTTTTAACAGAAGCTCTTTTAGCcactgaaaatgtgttgaaagTTGTTGTTCCTGCATTTAGACTGCAGGGGGAGCACAGAGCTTTACTTTGTAATAGTAGTATGACCTCAAAGAGTGTACGGTTGGGTTTTTGTGAGATAATCATTACCGCTGATGTTATTTGGCTGCCAGCATGCCAGTGTAATGCAGCGGGGGCAGAGAACGGAGGCCAGTGTGACCAGACAACGGGCACATGTCGCTGCAAGGCGAACGTCGAGGGGCCAAACTGTGACCGTTGCAAAAGTGGATACTATGGCCTGAGTGCCTCTAACCCTCTCGGCTGCTCAAGTGAGTGGTCCCTTACCTCACACCGCTTGTCTTCTGTCACGTACATTCAGTCTAGAGAACATGCATCTACCTTTGTCCCACTGATATTAAGCTTACTGTGTatccatctgtttgtgtgtgtgtgtgtgtgtatcttcacgtgtgtgtgtgtgtgtgtttgtgtcatcaGGGTGTTACTGCAATGCTCAGGGTTCCCTGTCCAGCTCCTGTGACCCTGTGACTGGTCAGTGTCGCTGTCGTCCTCACGTCCAGGGGCTGGCGTGTGACCGCTGTGCTGCAGGCTACTGGAATCCCACTTCCCCCTACGGCTGTGAGCTCTGCAACTGTGACCCTACAAACTCCCTTAGCAACATCTGTGATCAGGTACAAGCCCTTAacctctgtcatctgtgtcagtCTCTGAACACTCATTGTCTTTTGCTcccaaaaagaaacacaacttgCTCTGATCTCTAGTGAACTAACATACAAAGATTAGACGTTCCGCTTATATTTTGTTCAGGTCATTTTGGTGACTGATACTCTATCCTTGATACTCAGACATTTTGTTAACAGACTATGCCACTTAAAGTGTGCATTGAGGGTTCTAATCTgatgcttccccccccccccacatcacGTTTGATGTGTAGTTCAcgggacagtgtcagtgtcggTCAGGGTTTGGGGGACGCACCTGCGGTGGATGTCCTGACAATACTTATGGAGACCCGTTTACAGGCTGCAGATGTAAGTCACTAATTCAACTGCCTTTAAATTcagcacttttcaaaatatAGCGTTAGTCATATGTACACAGCAAATTTATAAGTGCTGTTTCCTAGTGTTAAATTTCCTGAAGTTTCAAAGGTAGTAACTTGGGAGATCCCTTTTTTCAAGTGCTTTCATAACAGAACTCCCTCCTTTTAGGTGTAATTCCTAACACTGAGATGTATTTATGTAATCAGTGAGAGTGAATTGCAAGAGCAGTCAATCTACCACCTGTATGTTTCCAGCATCGTTTTAATACTGTACTTGCCATCAGAGTAAATCCACAGTTAGTACAATTTGTGTATTATGTGAAACCTCATTGCTTACACTGACAGAAATCGCTTAACAAACagtttgtctccctctttttacTCAGCTTGCAACTGTGACAGTGCTGGGACCGTGTCCGGGGGGTGCGACAAACGCACGGGGGCCTGCCGCTGTCGACTGGGGGTGACGGGCGCACGCTGCGACACCTGCAGTCGTGGACACTGTGGTGGATTCCCTGACTGCCAGGTGTGCCCCTCCTGCTTCTTCACCCTGGACCAGCAGCTGCAGGACCTTATGCTGAAGCTGGAAAGTCTCTCCTCCCCCTTAGGCCCCAACCCAGATCCAACTGGTGAAAATCTGGGTCCTCAAATTAGGCACCTTGAAAATATCCTCTCCCAGATCAACAAatctctgcctcttcctctgcGCTCTCACAATCTTTATTCTGACGTGAGCGGAGATCTGAACAAGCTAAGGTGAGCGGAATGCAAACCGAGAACCTGATTATGTCCCATATCCCATTTAGAAACATGTTGAAACGTGCTC
This window encodes:
- the lamb3 gene encoding laminin subunit beta-3: MKVLIFLQIAALAAHSLGQQDCSRGACYPPAQDLLLGRGQHLTATSTCGLTGTEVFCTPFGQWKMKCCPCDSRNPLSRNAHTIQNVLSSAGPERWWQSRKDANPVTLELDLQTMYQLDTLMLSFKGPRPGALVIEKTSDFGKTWRPALYMATDCRSTFPHVSASKPSKMNETYCYTLPPLPGNPYVDQRIHFHPLQQLSNIPIPDSQKIEGVTGITGLRVKLVELGQVPRMPGRTPSRFYALREMKVMGSCFCHGHASRCMPGTTSNQIPNTEVFAVCECQHNTVGPNCDRCADLYNDLPWRPAEAGNPHTCKRCECNNHAQKCRFDREVFEASGRRSGGVCEGCMHHTTGPKCDRCAPNYYPNPRSNMQRPDACLPCQCNAAGAENGGQCDQTTGTCRCKANVEGPNCDRCKSGYYGLSASNPLGCSRCYCNAQGSLSSSCDPVTGQCRCRPHVQGLACDRCAAGYWNPTSPYGCELCNCDPTNSLSNICDQFTGQCQCRSGFGGRTCGGCPDNTYGDPFTGCRSCNCDSAGTVSGGCDKRTGACRCRLGVTGARCDTCSRGHCGGFPDCQVCPSCFFTLDQQLQDLMLKLESLSSPLGPNPDPTGENLGPQIRHLENILSQINKSLPLPLRSHNLYSDVSGDLNKLRDQIEKLNDELSSPMRPQDFEERLMRILALFAQLSVEYNTNKDVFRNATTTDNKGAFSTIENAYKESTKALKEADASGKTVEKSAGIRQDALDTLNQVQPANTRDLEKLNEDMASRPNLTPTAQKVCGSTRKTPCTPQQCDGDLCPPDGVPPCTPGEPCVGALPKGTKAVEDTEKVRVKLQELNDKIAEATAQIQESQESANRARTSTDDLANQIKQARDDLDEDLKDTKDFVKKLKDFLSDTSSDPAHIQAVAEGILNAKLPLSLAALKRKLKEIQELASNLPDSSKVLEETGPQLDKARELLEEAKKARDAALGVQQDVEGLLTALDEQEDIFSDMNDNVTKSLDILDDVKQNIEKIEDQLGPALKTLGEVTGVVEELRPQLDNLKDLAETTDRLAEKAGNTAADAEGGATRAAEDLVNLEEQLEKLKKAAENNEQTGAAGEQLQKLQEEAGSLLEDTAGIMKALTDKEAYLLQATEDLEQKTNKLTGLEEKLKALLANIRRRATELSICQG